The Desulfosporosinus acidiphilus SJ4 genome has a window encoding:
- a CDS encoding electron transfer flavoprotein subunit beta/FixA family protein, with the protein MEILVCIKQVPGTSKIDVDPITGVLKRDGVDSKMNPYDLFALEAALRLKEQKGGTIKVISMGPPQAKDVIKEAFMMGVDEGALVSDRKFAGADVLATSYTISQGVRQLGSFDLILCGKQTTDGDTAQVGPEMAEYLGIPHIANVLNIIEVKETSILVEMDMANTIEIAEIKFPCLLTVEKDIFQPRLPSYKKKLSTKDREIKIISFQDFQDQDEHRYGLAGSPTQVERIFPPAVNSDRETWTGTSAELSSQIASKLRQLKFV; encoded by the coding sequence ATGGAAATTCTCGTGTGTATTAAGCAAGTTCCAGGAACCTCGAAAATTGACGTTGATCCTATTACCGGGGTCTTAAAGCGTGACGGCGTTGATTCTAAAATGAACCCTTATGATTTATTTGCCCTTGAAGCTGCCTTAAGACTTAAAGAACAAAAAGGCGGAACCATCAAGGTGATCAGTATGGGGCCGCCGCAGGCTAAAGATGTTATCAAAGAAGCCTTCATGATGGGAGTCGACGAAGGTGCTTTGGTCTCAGATCGGAAGTTTGCCGGAGCTGATGTTCTAGCCACCTCTTACACGATTTCTCAAGGAGTTCGCCAACTTGGCAGCTTTGATTTAATACTCTGCGGCAAACAAACCACCGATGGGGACACTGCCCAAGTTGGCCCGGAGATGGCTGAGTATTTGGGCATCCCCCACATTGCCAACGTCTTGAATATTATCGAAGTCAAAGAAACCTCCATTCTGGTAGAAATGGATATGGCTAATACCATAGAAATTGCCGAAATTAAGTTTCCCTGCCTCTTGACCGTAGAAAAGGATATTTTTCAGCCCAGACTTCCTTCCTACAAGAAAAAATTAAGTACGAAAGACCGGGAAATCAAAATCATTTCCTTTCAAGATTTCCAGGATCAAGATGAGCATAGATATGGACTCGCCGGTTCGCCAACTCAGGTAGAACGCATTTTTCCTCCAGCCGTCAATAGCGACCGAGAAACCTGGACAGGCACCTCAGCAGAACTTAGTTCTCAGATTGCCAGTAAGCTTAGACAATTAAAGTTTGTTTAG
- a CDS encoding ABC transporter ATP-binding protein, whose protein sequence is MEPVIEIKNLTKQYENGRGIKDINLEILAGDIFGFLGPNGAGKTTAMKLMTGLIRPDYGDVKIFGYSITEDYEKAMANVGCLIEIAESYSYLSAFDNLRQLARFYPNVDNRRIDEVLEQTGMLKYKHEKPKKFSLGMKQRLGLAAAILSRPKVVILDEPLNGLDVEGMIDIRKLIQNLADEEKTTFFISSHLIHDVELTCNRIGVIYNGEILNVESTKTILRNYATLENYFVSEVERNGRLSSSAG, encoded by the coding sequence ATGGAACCGGTTATAGAAATAAAGAACCTAACGAAACAATATGAGAATGGGCGGGGAATTAAAGATATTAACTTAGAAATCCTTGCGGGAGATATTTTTGGTTTTCTTGGACCCAACGGTGCCGGAAAAACCACCGCCATGAAACTCATGACCGGACTCATTCGTCCCGATTATGGGGATGTGAAGATCTTTGGCTACAGCATAACGGAAGACTATGAGAAAGCCATGGCTAACGTCGGCTGTCTTATCGAAATTGCCGAATCTTATTCTTATCTTAGTGCCTTTGATAACTTGAGGCAGCTGGCGCGATTTTATCCGAATGTGGATAATCGGCGTATTGATGAGGTTCTGGAGCAGACGGGTATGCTTAAATATAAGCATGAAAAACCGAAGAAATTCTCTCTGGGAATGAAGCAGCGTCTCGGCTTAGCCGCAGCTATTTTATCCCGGCCTAAGGTCGTTATTCTCGATGAACCTTTGAATGGACTTGATGTTGAGGGAATGATTGATATCCGTAAATTGATTCAAAACTTAGCTGACGAAGAAAAGACCACATTTTTTATCTCCAGCCATTTGATTCATGACGTCGAGTTAACCTGTAATCGTATCGGAGTCATCTATAATGGAGAAATACTTAATGTGGAGAGCACTAAGACAATTTTGAGAAACTATGCAACTCTTGAGAACTATTTTGTAAGTGAGGTAGAACGAAATGGCCGTCTTTCAAGCAGCGCTGGCTAA